In a genomic window of Halobiforma lacisalsi AJ5:
- a CDS encoding ABC transporter ATP-binding protein, with translation MPPAIETVDLVKEYGDLRALQELSLTVEEGEFFGLLGPNGAGKTTFINTLVGLVRKTGGDARVFGYDVEDDYRQARDAIGLAPQEFNVDRFFPIKEVLMHKAGYHGVSEDEAAERADEVLKRVGIYDKRNERFDWLSGGMKRRLLLARALVTDPDLLILDEPTAGVDVQLRHDLWELVTELNEEGTTVLLTTHYIEEAERLCDRVAIMNEGRKVTVATPDELKQRGTDTISVRLESSVGPRPRTGEIESELGAYAHDVSTATADDRLEVRVDDGGSTAPRLLNDLEAAGYEIADLEISRTSLEEIFVDLTRSEDRTVTRSSAPSASSGSDDDEDVDAGADADVDEDGGERSERERETETETEGIA, from the coding sequence ATGCCACCGGCCATCGAGACCGTCGATCTCGTGAAGGAGTACGGGGACTTGCGCGCCCTCCAGGAGCTGTCGCTGACCGTCGAGGAAGGCGAGTTCTTCGGCCTGCTGGGGCCAAACGGGGCGGGCAAAACGACGTTCATCAACACGCTGGTCGGGCTGGTCCGCAAGACCGGCGGCGACGCGCGAGTGTTCGGCTACGACGTCGAGGACGACTACCGGCAGGCCCGCGACGCGATCGGGCTTGCGCCCCAGGAGTTCAACGTCGACCGGTTCTTCCCGATCAAGGAGGTGCTGATGCACAAGGCCGGCTACCACGGCGTGTCCGAGGACGAAGCCGCCGAACGCGCCGACGAGGTCCTCAAACGCGTCGGCATCTACGACAAGCGCAACGAGCGCTTCGACTGGCTCTCCGGCGGGATGAAACGCCGGCTCCTGCTCGCGCGGGCGCTCGTCACCGATCCCGACCTGCTCATCCTGGACGAGCCGACGGCCGGCGTCGACGTCCAACTGCGCCACGATCTCTGGGAACTCGTCACCGAACTCAACGAGGAGGGGACGACCGTCCTGCTGACGACACACTACATCGAGGAAGCCGAGCGCCTCTGTGACCGGGTCGCAATCATGAACGAGGGCCGGAAGGTGACCGTCGCGACGCCGGACGAACTCAAGCAACGCGGCACCGACACCATCTCCGTTCGCCTCGAGTCGTCGGTCGGCCCACGACCACGAACGGGCGAGATCGAAAGTGAACTCGGCGCGTACGCCCACGACGTGTCGACCGCGACGGCGGACGACCGCCTCGAGGTCCGCGTCGACGACGGCGGTTCGACCGCGCCGCGCCTGCTCAACGACCTCGAGGCTGCGGGCTACGAAATCGCGGACCTGGAGATTTCGCGGACGTCGCTCGAGGAGATTTTCGTCGATCTCACACGCAGCGAGGACCGGACGGTGACCCGATCGTCCGCGCCGAGCGCCTCGAGCGGGTCGGACGACGACGAGGACGTGGACGCGGGCGCGGACGCGGACGTGGACGAAGACGGCGGCGAACGGTCCGAACGCGAGCGGGAGACGGAGACGGAGACGGAGGGGATCGCCTGA
- a CDS encoding 50S ribosomal protein L16 — translation MSEKPASMYREISKPAYTRREYITGIPGSKIAQHKMGDIAADPEDYPVQISLVTEEEVQIRHGSLEASRLSANRHMLKEAGENNYKMILRKFPHHVIRENKQATGAGADRVSDGMRQAFGKIVGTAARIDAGERIFTVWCDVDDAEHAKEAFRRAYNKITPPCRIVVEKGEEKLIA, via the coding sequence ATGTCCGAGAAACCCGCCTCAATGTACCGGGAGATCAGTAAGCCGGCCTACACGCGCCGCGAGTACATTACTGGGATCCCGGGCTCGAAGATCGCACAGCACAAGATGGGCGACATCGCCGCCGACCCCGAGGACTACCCGGTCCAGATCAGCCTCGTCACGGAGGAGGAGGTCCAGATCCGCCACGGCAGCCTCGAGGCCTCGCGCCTGTCGGCCAACCGCCACATGCTGAAGGAAGCCGGCGAGAACAACTACAAGATGATCCTGCGCAAGTTCCCCCACCACGTCATCCGGGAGAACAAGCAGGCGACCGGTGCTGGTGCGGACCGTGTTTCCGACGGGATGCGCCAGGCGTTCGGGAAGATCGTCGGCACTGCGGCCCGTATCGACGCCGGCGAGCGCATCTTTACGGTCTGGTGTGACGTCGACGACGCCGAACACGCCAAGGAAGCGTTCCGCCGCGCCTACAACAAGATCACGCCGCCGTGCCGCATCGTGGTCGAGAAGGGCGAAGAGAAGCTGATCGCGTAA
- a CDS encoding ATP-grasp domain-containing protein translates to MIDLAVANDQETFRRMRDPLAERGIAVHHVPASGRVVDLTDPPWEADEYDAGFVYPGRLMEGGVADAFLEVPWLNDHETVLTSRNKAEVLARLERAGLPVPDSVYVSNDVDETILAEVFERFEPPVVVKPNSTTRGVGVAKASDLDSFLGICDYLSLVHDYRATGDRSFLVQEYLPEATDYRVMVLEGEYVGAVERRLPEEAVTEGRWKHNVHRGAEATGVDLPDEHRALAESVAAELEIPFVGVDLLEADGRLVVNETNARPTIDEATKYEADFYDRLAGAIRATAGDGGSPD, encoded by the coding sequence ATGATCGATCTCGCGGTCGCCAACGACCAGGAAACGTTCCGGCGGATGCGCGACCCCCTGGCGGAACGCGGAATCGCGGTCCACCACGTGCCCGCGAGCGGGCGCGTCGTGGACCTGACTGACCCGCCCTGGGAGGCCGACGAGTACGACGCCGGTTTCGTCTACCCCGGTCGGCTGATGGAGGGCGGTGTCGCCGACGCCTTTCTCGAGGTCCCGTGGCTCAACGACCACGAAACCGTCCTCACGTCCCGGAACAAGGCCGAGGTGCTTGCCCGTCTCGAGCGGGCCGGCCTCCCGGTCCCGGACTCGGTGTACGTCTCGAACGACGTCGACGAAACGATCCTCGCCGAGGTTTTCGAGCGGTTCGAGCCTCCCGTCGTGGTCAAGCCGAACTCGACGACCAGGGGCGTCGGCGTCGCGAAGGCGTCCGACCTCGATTCGTTCCTGGGGATCTGTGACTACCTCTCGCTGGTCCACGACTACCGGGCGACCGGGGACCGCTCCTTTCTCGTCCAGGAGTACCTCCCCGAGGCGACCGACTACCGCGTGATGGTCCTCGAGGGCGAGTACGTCGGCGCGGTCGAACGCCGGCTCCCCGAGGAAGCCGTCACGGAGGGTCGGTGGAAACACAACGTCCACCGGGGTGCGGAGGCGACGGGCGTCGACCTCCCCGACGAACACCGGGCGCTGGCCGAATCGGTCGCCGCCGAACTCGAGATCCCGTTCGTCGGCGTGGATCTGCTCGAGGCCGACGGGCGACTGGTGGTCAACGAGACGAACGCCCGGCCGACGATCGACGAGGCGACGAAGTACGAGGCCGACTTCTACGATCGGCTCGCGGGTGCGATCCGGGCGACGGCGGGGGACGGCGGAAGCCCGGACTGA
- a CDS encoding CBS domain-containing protein, giving the protein MMRSFRIGSLFGIPIKLDLTFLLILPVFAYLIGNQIGPVIEILNASMDAGIDVAALTTEWWLPYAVGLAAAIGLFVGVVLHELGHSLTAQRYGFPIDSITLWLFGGIAALSEMPEDWRQEFTIAIAGPIVSVLVGVGSYALFLFTPESFDGARFVLGYLAVLNVALAVFNMLPAFPMDGGRILRALLARSQPYARATQQAASIGKLFAVFMGLFGLFAFNIILIGVAFFVYIAASSEAQQVTMKAAFQDVTVADIMTPAEDLHTVSPDTTISELVQRMFAERHTGYPVVERDGWGDDRLIGLVTLDDAREVDPVERDAYEVDDVMTTDLETITPDSDAMTAIERMQQNGIGRLLVVEGDDLVGLITRTDLMTAFDIVQQSGGEVGLGERPRPASSMGQP; this is encoded by the coding sequence ATGATGAGAAGTTTCAGGATCGGCTCCCTGTTCGGGATTCCGATCAAACTCGATCTCACGTTCTTGCTGATACTGCCGGTGTTCGCCTATCTCATCGGGAACCAGATCGGCCCCGTCATCGAGATTCTCAACGCGAGCATGGATGCCGGGATCGACGTGGCTGCGCTCACCACCGAGTGGTGGCTCCCCTATGCGGTCGGGCTGGCCGCCGCGATCGGGCTGTTCGTCGGCGTCGTCTTGCACGAACTTGGCCACTCCCTGACCGCCCAGCGGTACGGGTTTCCGATCGATTCGATCACCCTGTGGCTGTTCGGCGGCATCGCCGCACTCTCGGAGATGCCCGAGGACTGGCGACAGGAGTTTACCATCGCCATCGCCGGCCCGATCGTCTCCGTCCTCGTGGGCGTGGGGTCGTACGCGCTGTTCCTGTTCACTCCCGAGAGCTTCGACGGCGCTCGCTTCGTGCTCGGCTATCTCGCCGTGTTGAACGTCGCGCTCGCGGTCTTCAACATGCTCCCGGCGTTCCCGATGGACGGCGGCCGGATCCTGCGGGCGCTGCTCGCCCGCAGCCAGCCCTACGCCCGGGCGACCCAGCAGGCCGCCAGCATCGGGAAGCTGTTCGCGGTCTTCATGGGGTTATTCGGGCTGTTCGCGTTCAACATCATCCTCATCGGCGTCGCCTTCTTCGTCTACATCGCCGCCTCGAGCGAGGCCCAGCAGGTGACGATGAAGGCGGCCTTCCAGGACGTCACCGTCGCGGACATCATGACGCCCGCGGAGGACCTCCACACCGTCAGCCCGGACACCACGATCTCGGAACTCGTCCAGCGGATGTTCGCCGAACGCCACACCGGCTACCCCGTCGTCGAGCGCGACGGATGGGGAGATGACCGGCTGATCGGCCTGGTCACGCTCGACGACGCCCGCGAGGTCGACCCCGTCGAGCGCGACGCCTACGAGGTCGACGACGTGATGACGACCGACCTCGAGACGATCACGCCCGACAGCGACGCGATGACGGCGATCGAACGCATGCAACAGAACGGCATCGGCCGCCTGCTCGTCGTCGAGGGCGACGATCTCGTCGGGCTGATTACCCGGACGGACCTGATGACGGCCTTCGATATCGTCCAGCAAAGCGGCGGCGAGGTCGGCCTCGGCGAGCGACCGCGACCGGCAAGCAGTATGGGGCAGCCGTAG